The following DNA comes from Acidicapsa ligni.
GCCTGCGCTTCCAGCACTCGCTGCGCCGCAATACGCAAATCGAGATTGTTGGTTAGAGCTTCTTGGATGAGATGCTGTAATGCCGCATCCTGAAAGATCGCAGACCACTGCTCATCACTCAGCGACGATGTAGTCGTTGCCGGAGCTGTAGCAATATCCGGAGCAAGCGCCCCGCGATACGTCTGCGGTACATCGACAGTAGGTCGCGTATAATTGGGGCCCACTTTGCAGCCGACAATCATCGCCACCACGGCAAGCTTCACCATAATTGCAAGTATTCGTTTCATCTCAATGCCTTCCGATACTTCAGACCGCTCAATACCCATCTCACTACTCATCGCACTTCGACGATTTGGCCTTCGTTAAGCAGATCGCTCGGACTAGCTACGAGAGACTCTGATCCATTCAACCCGTTCAACACTTCGATCTGCGTTCCCATATCCCGCCCCACCAACACCGGAACGAAATGGATCTTGTCATTCGCCGTCACCGTGACAACATGCATGCCGGCACGATCGATAACAAGAGAGCTCGTAGGAATGATGAGAGAACTATGCGCTTGTGACAGGGTGAACTTGATCTGCGCATACATCCCTGGCAGCAACGATCCGTCGCGATTGTCGAGCTGTACCTCGGTCAACATCGTGCGTGCCGCGCTATCGAGTGAGCTCGCGCTGCGCACAACAGTTCCCGTGTACTCGCGACCAAGGCGCTCTTTCACTTCAACAGCAGCTTTCTGTCCATCCTGAATATTGACAGCTTCCGATTGCGGTACATCAACCTGAATACGCAACGTGCCGCTCTGTGCAACGCTGAACAGAGGCTTGCCTGCAGCCGCGCTTCCAGTGCTTACAAGATCCCCGCGCTCCACGTTTCGTTCTGTAATCACACCCTCAAACGGAGCGACCACACGTTCAAATCCCTGCATCTGTTCGAGTCGTGAAACGTTCGCGCGATTGGCAGTGACGTTTGCTTCGGCAGCGATGATATTTGCATTCGCAGCACCAACATCGGCGATGCGCGCATTGTCTGCCTGCACCGCTTCGTCAACAATCTGCTGTGAGATAGCGTGCTCCTGGCCCAGCGGAATATCGCGCTCCTTGGTCAGGCGCGTGAGTTCCGCATTCGCCTTGGACTGCTCAAGCGAAGCCTTCGCCTGCTGCAACGAAGCCTGCGATTGCGCAAGCGTCGCACGTGCCTGCAGAAGTTGCTGATCGATCTCAGGCGAAGAGATAACCGCCAGCACCTGCCCTGACTTCACATGCGTTCCGATATCGACATTGCGCTTTTCTACATAACCGTCCACACGCGCATACACCGTCGCGTTGTAGAGAGCCTGTATATTGCCCGGCAACAAAAGCTCAGACGTAGGCTCACCCCTCTTCGCATGAGTTAACGAAACGACTGGATGCGTTATAGCGGACTCATTGACCGCAGCCAACGCTTCACGCTGCCGCGCCAGCCGCGGAAATATTCCGATAGCCAGAAGAGCGATTAACAATGCTATAGCGCCAACGATCCTCACCTTCGTTCCAGAGGAGGCATCTTTGCTTTGGCTGGTGGGTTGAATATCAAGTTGCTGCGTCATACGGCCTCCTGTGGTGTGTTGGGATTTCTTCCGTGAATCAAAGTGAACATGAGAGGAACAAAGAAGAGTGTTGCAAATGTCGCAACGCCGAGCCCGCCGATTACAGCTCGTGCCAGCGGTGCATTCTGTTCGCCACCCTCGCCCACTCCAAGCGCCATCGGCAACATGCCGATGATCATGGCAAACGCAGTCATGATGATCGGCCGCAAGCGTGTGAAGCCAGCCGTTACCGCTGCTTCAAGAGGAGCGACGCCTCGGGCGCGAAGTTCATTCGCAAACGTAACCAGAAGAATCGAGTTTGCCGTAGCCACGCCGATGGACATGATAGCGCCCATCAGGCTCGGTACATTGAACGTAGTCTGCGTTAAAAAGAGCGCCCAGACAATACCGCAGAATGCTCCAGGTAGTGCGCAGATAATGATGAACGGGTCGAGCCAGCTCTGATAGTTCACCACCATGAGCAGGTAGACCAGCAGCGCCGCAAAGGTAAGTCCAATGCCCAGCCGATTGAAGGCCTCATTCATACTTTCCACCTGTCCACGCACAACAATCTTTGTGCCTGGAGGAAGATTCTTGCTCTCTTCTTTAACGATGCGATTGATCTTCGATGCAACCGATCCTAGGTCGCTGTCCTGCGTGTTGGCAAAGATGTCGAAGACAGGCGCACCGTTATGATGGTTGATCACTACAGGCTGAATAGCCGGAGCCAACGTCGCCATATTGCCCAGCAACTCAGTACGATTGTCGACCGTGTGAAGTGGAATCGGCGTATTCTGCAATGCGTTGATTGAGTTAATGCGATACTGCGGAGTCTGCGCTGCAACCTGGTACGTAATGCCCATCTTCGGATCGAGCCAGAAGTTAGGCTGAACAGCAGCCGAAGAGCTGAGTGAAATATAGATGCTGTTCGCCACATCCTGTTGCGTTAAACCAAACTGAGCAGCGCGCACGCGGTCGATATCCAGATGAAGATCAGGAGCATTCACCACCTGGTGCATATGCACATCAACAGTGCCCGGAACAGTAGCCAGGCGTTCACGAAGGCGGCGTGCTATCTCATAGTTCGCCGGATCATAACCCTGTACCTGAACGTCGATTGGGGAAGGCAATCCGAAGTTCAGAATCTGCGTCACGATATCTGCAGGCTGAAAGAAGAAAGTGAGATCGGGAAACTGCCTCTGCAACTGCGAACGCAACTCCTTCACATATTTTTCCGTAGGCCCATGATGCTTCTCGTTGAGCGCAATCAGAATCTCCCCATCCGCACTGCTGATCGTTGCTCCATCTCCGAATGCATAGTTGAACGTTTCGAGACTGAGACCGATGTTGTCGATCATCAGTTCCGTTTCATCCGCAGGAATAGTCTTGCGGATCTGCTCCTCAACCTGGCTGAAGATAGCCTTCGTTGACTCAATACGCGTACCGGGCTGCGCTCTTACATGCAATCGAATTTGTCCCGCATCCACAGCCGGAAAAAAGTCGCGGCCCACGAAAGGCAAGAGCAGAAATGCAGTCGACATAATCGCAATGGATGTAATGAGTGCAACCCGGCGATGATGCAGTACTGTCTTCAGGGCATGCGTGTAGCGGCCCTGCACCCAAAGATAGCCTTGATTAAAGCGATCATTGATACGACCGAAGATAGAGAGTGGCTTCGATCCGTTCACGACATCTTCCGCATGCCCCTCGAATGAATGCTCTGCGCCAAGAAAGAAGTTGACCAGTACCGGCACAAGCGTTCTCGAAAGCACGTAAGATGCAAGCATCGCAAACACAACCGCAAGCGCCATCGGAGTAAAGAGATACTTCGCTGGACCAGTGAGAAAAACGACAGACACAAAGACGATGCAGATCGTTAGAGTGGACACGAGTGTCGGCGTTGCAATCTCTGAAGCTCCGATCAGAACCGCTTCTCGCAACGGCTGCTTTCCCATGTGCCGATGAATATTCTCAATCGTTACCGTTGCATCATCGACCAGGATGCCGATAGCCAGCGCGAGACCGCCGAGCGTCATCGTGTTCATCGTTTCGCCCATCGCACTCAGTACGATAATCGAACTAAGAATCGATAGTGGAATTGAAATCGCAATAATCAGCGTGCTGCGCCAACTTCCGAGAAACAGCAGAATCATTAGCGCAGTAAGACATGCAGCGATTACGCCTTCACGCAATACCCCTGCAATCGACGCTTTCACGAATATCGATTGATCAAAGAGTTCCTTGATCTTCAGTCCCTTAGGTGCAGCGGCTCGCGATGTTGGCAGGACGTCATTCTTGATCTGGTTGACAATATCCAGCGTCGACACCGATCCGGTCTTCATAATGGCCAGCAAAACCGCGGGTTTTCCATTCGCGCGCGCTGAGTTCTGTTGCACCGCCCAGCCATCTCTCACATGCGCAACATCACGCATATACACCAGTCGCCCATTGACCGTTTTGATCGGAACATCGTTCAACGACAATGCATCTACGGGACTGGAGTTAGTGCTAACCGTATATTCTCGATCGCCGATCTTTTCCGTTCCAGATGGAAGCGTTACGTTCTGCGCGTTGATAGCAGCAGTAACATCGATAGGAGTAATACCTTTCGCGAGCAGAGCATTCTGATCCAGATCAACCATGATCTGCCGTGCCACGCCGCCATAAGGAGCGGGCAACAGCGTGCCCGGTACAGTCGACAGTTGCTGGCGTACGCGGAATAATCCATAGTCATATAACTCGGATTCCGATAGCGTATCGCTGGATAAAGCAAGCTGAATAATCGGCACAGTGGATGCGCTAAAACGCAGGATCCACGGCGGATTTACACCCGGTGGCATACGAAAGCGAATCGAGTTTACGGCTGCGCCAATCTGTGACATAGCCGCATCAATACGTACCTGCGGCTGAAACGAAATCTTGATCACACTGGCGCCGTCAACCGTTTGCGAATCAATGGCTTTTACGTCGTTCACGACCGCCATTACAAATTCGCTGAAGGTAGTTACGCGCTGCTCCATTTCCTTCGCCGGAAGACCGGAATACGACCAGATCACAGTAACAACCGGGATATCGATGTTAGGGAAGATATCGGTCGGGGTTGTAGCTATCGAAGTAAACCCCAGTACCAGGATCAATATCGAAGCTACAATGAACGTATAAGGTTTGTTTAGCGCGAGTCTGACAATCCACATCTTGATCTCTCCATAGGCAAGGCATTTCCTTGCGTGGCGAGTATTTAGATGATCATCGAATAAGTAGGATTCAGATTTCTGAAAACTGCTCCTAAATCGAATCTGTCGCGTCTATTCTTAGTGGATATAAGTGAGTCGAAAAATGGGAAAGATTACAGAAAACGAAGCAGCACAAATTGGCAAGGCTCTGGGAGACCCCAACCGCCTTGCAATTTATTCGCAGATTGCGCACCACGATGAACTGTTCTGTGGCGAGATGCATGCCAAGCAGCGCATCACCTTACCGACACTCTCGCACCATCTCAAAGTACTGACAGACCTGGGACTGATTACTCATCGCAAAGAGGGCCTCAACGTTTACTATCGCGTCGTTCCAGAGCGGTTCAATGAGTACGTAAAGTTTTTGACACGTATAGGAACAAGATCAAGCTGAGTATAGGCCGCATCTCCGATGCTGAGAATGCATCGCCTATAAAGTCCAGATGCGATTGGTGCCAATAACAAGGCCTAGCGTCAGTACCGCAATCAGTACCTCACCCAGAACTCCGACTGCGAATGGTTTGAATCCCTGCCGGGAAAGTTCGCGAAAATTCGTCTTCAATCCCACTCCTGCAAATGTCAGCAGAAAAGCCCATCGCGATAAATTGGCAAGACTCTTTATCTGTCCTGCATCAAACACACCCATCGAAACCACCAGGGATATCAGTAGAAATCCCAGCACAAATTTGGGAAACTTCTGCCATAGAAACGCCGCCTTGTTGCCGACCGATCCCGCTTGTCCCTTGCGCGCCCAGTAAATTGCATAACCCAACACGACAAAGCCGATCAGTGCATTTCTGCATGTCTTTGTAAGGATCGCGACCTTGCCCGCACTATCGGAAAACAAAGCGCCAGCGGCCGTGGCTTCTGCCGTATTGTCTACTGCCAGGCCTGTCCAAATTCCATACGCATGATCGCTGAGGTGAAGCGCGCTACCCACGAGTGGAAAAGCCACGAGCGAAATAGCTCCCAAAGCAAGAATGGCTGCAATCGCAAACGAGGAATCCTCATCGTCTGCGTCGATCGCACCTTTGGCTGCAATGATGGCTGACACACCACACACCGCTGACCCAATCGCCAGCAGGTGGATCAGCTTCGGCCTCAGTCCAAAAGCCTTGCCCAGCGCAGTCATCAACAACAGCGCCCCACCAATCTCAACGAACACTAGTAACAGGCTGATGCCTCCCAGCTTGCGAATATCCGCAACCAGAAATCGCGAGCCGAGCAACACGATCCCCGCCTTCAACCAGAACTCGTAAGTATCAACGCCCGCGCTGAAAATAGCAGGCAGCTTCACCAGGTTGCCAATCAGCAGTCCAATGACAATTGCCCACAACACATACTCAATATTGGGGAAAACAATGTGATGCGTCTTCGTGTATCCATTGATCGATTGCTCAATCAACTTGGCCGCGTAGCCAATCACAGCTAGCAGCAGAATGCCGGGGATCAGTCCAATCGCACGGACCAGTGGACCCTGTGTTTTACTTTCTATCGTTGCAGCGTTCGTCTTCATTGGATTCTCTCGTTTACACAAACTGTCTTACCAGGGAACGTTCTGTAGTACGCCGGTCTTCACAAGCAAAGCAAGCAATAAGGCAAGCAGAACAGCCCACCAATCAAGCGTCATCCAGGACGCATTCTTGTTTGGCGAAGCCGTATTGATAACAGGATCATTCGACATCAAAATCTCCTCGATTCAAGCAATCTAAAAAGCAAAAGGCCCACACTCAGCGATAGCTGG
Coding sequences within:
- a CDS encoding YeiH family protein, translating into MKTNAATIESKTQGPLVRAIGLIPGILLLAVIGYAAKLIEQSINGYTKTHHIVFPNIEYVLWAIVIGLLIGNLVKLPAIFSAGVDTYEFWLKAGIVLLGSRFLVADIRKLGGISLLLVFVEIGGALLLMTALGKAFGLRPKLIHLLAIGSAVCGVSAIIAAKGAIDADDEDSSFAIAAILALGAISLVAFPLVGSALHLSDHAYGIWTGLAVDNTAEATAAGALFSDSAGKVAILTKTCRNALIGFVVLGYAIYWARKGQAGSVGNKAAFLWQKFPKFVLGFLLISLVVSMGVFDAGQIKSLANLSRWAFLLTFAGVGLKTNFRELSRQGFKPFAVGVLGEVLIAVLTLGLVIGTNRIWTL
- a CDS encoding ArsR/SmtB family transcription factor, whose amino-acid sequence is MGKITENEAAQIGKALGDPNRLAIYSQIAHHDELFCGEMHAKQRITLPTLSHHLKVLTDLGLITHRKEGLNVYYRVVPERFNEYVKFLTRIGTRSS
- a CDS encoding efflux RND transporter permease subunit, which codes for MWIVRLALNKPYTFIVASILILVLGFTSIATTPTDIFPNIDIPVVTVIWSYSGLPAKEMEQRVTTFSEFVMAVVNDVKAIDSQTVDGASVIKISFQPQVRIDAAMSQIGAAVNSIRFRMPPGVNPPWILRFSASTVPIIQLALSSDTLSESELYDYGLFRVRQQLSTVPGTLLPAPYGGVARQIMVDLDQNALLAKGITPIDVTAAINAQNVTLPSGTEKIGDREYTVSTNSSPVDALSLNDVPIKTVNGRLVYMRDVAHVRDGWAVQQNSARANGKPAVLLAIMKTGSVSTLDIVNQIKNDVLPTSRAAAPKGLKIKELFDQSIFVKASIAGVLREGVIAACLTALMILLFLGSWRSTLIIAISIPLSILSSIIVLSAMGETMNTMTLGGLALAIGILVDDATVTIENIHRHMGKQPLREAVLIGASEIATPTLVSTLTICIVFVSVVFLTGPAKYLFTPMALAVVFAMLASYVLSRTLVPVLVNFFLGAEHSFEGHAEDVVNGSKPLSIFGRINDRFNQGYLWVQGRYTHALKTVLHHRRVALITSIAIMSTAFLLLPFVGRDFFPAVDAGQIRLHVRAQPGTRIESTKAIFSQVEEQIRKTIPADETELMIDNIGLSLETFNYAFGDGATISSADGEILIALNEKHHGPTEKYVKELRSQLQRQFPDLTFFFQPADIVTQILNFGLPSPIDVQVQGYDPANYEIARRLRERLATVPGTVDVHMHQVVNAPDLHLDIDRVRAAQFGLTQQDVANSIYISLSSSAAVQPNFWLDPKMGITYQVAAQTPQYRINSINALQNTPIPLHTVDNRTELLGNMATLAPAIQPVVINHHNGAPVFDIFANTQDSDLGSVASKINRIVKEESKNLPPGTKIVVRGQVESMNEAFNRLGIGLTFAALLVYLLMVVNYQSWLDPFIIICALPGAFCGIVWALFLTQTTFNVPSLMGAIMSIGVATANSILLVTFANELRARGVAPLEAAVTAGFTRLRPIIMTAFAMIIGMLPMALGVGEGGEQNAPLARAVIGGLGVATFATLFFVPLMFTLIHGRNPNTPQEAV
- a CDS encoding efflux RND transporter periplasmic adaptor subunit, yielding MTQQLDIQPTSQSKDASSGTKVRIVGAIALLIALLAIGIFPRLARQREALAAVNESAITHPVVSLTHAKRGEPTSELLLPGNIQALYNATVYARVDGYVEKRNVDIGTHVKSGQVLAVISSPEIDQQLLQARATLAQSQASLQQAKASLEQSKANAELTRLTKERDIPLGQEHAISQQIVDEAVQADNARIADVGAANANIIAAEANVTANRANVSRLEQMQGFERVVAPFEGVITERNVERGDLVSTGSAAAGKPLFSVAQSGTLRIQVDVPQSEAVNIQDGQKAAVEVKERLGREYTGTVVRSASSLDSAARTMLTEVQLDNRDGSLLPGMYAQIKFTLSQAHSSLIIPTSSLVIDRAGMHVVTVTANDKIHFVPVLVGRDMGTQIEVLNGLNGSESLVASPSDLLNEGQIVEVR